A region from the Eretmochelys imbricata isolate rEreImb1 chromosome 16, rEreImb1.hap1, whole genome shotgun sequence genome encodes:
- the TMEM250 gene encoding transmembrane protein 250, producing the protein MPVIPIPRRVRSFHGPHTTCLHSACGPVRTTHLVRTKYNNFDIYLKSRWMYGFIRFLLYFSCSLFTSILWVALSILFCLQYLGIRIFLRFQYKLSIILLLLGRRRVDFSLMNELLIYGIHVTMLLVGGLGWCFMVFVDM; encoded by the coding sequence ATGCCTGTAATCCCCATTCCCCGCCGTGTCCGTTCTTTCCACGGCCCCCACACAACATGTCTGCATTCAGCCTGTGGCCCAGTAAGGACCACTCACTTGGTGCGCACCAAGTACAACAACTTCGACATCTATCTGAAATCCCGATGGATGTACGGATTCATTCGCTTCCTGCTGTACTTCAGCTGCAGCCTGTTTACCTCCATCCTCTGGGTGGCACTCTCTATCTTGTTTTGCCTTCAGTACCTGGGCATCCGGATCTTTCTGCGTTTCCAGTACAAACTCTCCATCATCCTCCTCTTGTTGGGGCGAAGGCGGGTGGACTTCAGCCTCATGAATGAACTGCTCATCTATGGAATTCACGTGACCATGCTGctagtgggggggctgggctggtgtTTCATGGTGTTTGTGGATATGTAA